The Paenibacillus sophorae genome has a segment encoding these proteins:
- a CDS encoding allantoinase, which produces MSDSYELVIKNGLAVLPGEVVKLDIGIADGKIAALEAGIEAGPDTTVIDAEGQYVLPGMIDMHVHFNEPSFGHWEGFSTGSASLAAGGCTTYADMPLNGNPPTVNLPALGLKAEMAAGHSAVDYVLWGGLVPGNLDNLEELWSAGVTGFKAFISNPGGEGEGRFREVDDQTLYQGMKKIASLGGILALHAESDEMTAVLAAEAVRSGQTGARDFAASRPAQAELEAVARALLYGERTGCRLHFVHISTAAAIDMIHEAKLRGQDVSAETCPHYLILTEDDMEEMGPVAKCAPPLRSAEEREKLWNTLAEGKIDLIASDHSPCPPELKLASGLTFFDAWGGISGAQSSMELMFHEGVNKRKLPVTLISRLLSGLPAERFGLSGRKGSIALGMDADLAVLHPDMAYTLAASDLLYRHKHSPYAGMNLSCRVTSTICRGNLVYTREQGVISPEGGQWIKIGEGQLVL; this is translated from the coding sequence TTGAGCGATTCTTATGAACTGGTAATTAAAAATGGTCTGGCGGTACTCCCCGGGGAGGTCGTGAAGCTTGATATCGGCATTGCCGATGGCAAAATCGCCGCGTTGGAAGCCGGGATAGAAGCCGGCCCGGATACAACCGTCATCGATGCCGAAGGACAGTATGTGCTGCCTGGCATGATCGACATGCATGTCCATTTTAACGAGCCGTCGTTCGGGCACTGGGAAGGCTTTTCCACCGGATCGGCGTCGTTGGCGGCGGGAGGCTGCACCACCTATGCTGATATGCCGCTGAACGGCAATCCGCCGACGGTGAACTTGCCCGCTCTTGGTTTGAAAGCCGAAATGGCAGCCGGTCATTCCGCTGTCGACTATGTGCTGTGGGGCGGCCTTGTTCCGGGCAATCTGGATAATCTGGAGGAGCTGTGGTCGGCAGGCGTCACGGGCTTCAAAGCCTTTATATCGAATCCGGGCGGCGAAGGCGAAGGACGCTTTCGCGAGGTTGACGATCAGACCCTTTACCAAGGAATGAAAAAGATCGCCTCGCTCGGCGGCATTCTGGCGCTGCATGCGGAGAGCGACGAGATGACGGCGGTGCTCGCGGCGGAAGCGGTGCGAAGCGGACAGACAGGAGCTCGCGATTTTGCGGCTTCCCGGCCAGCGCAGGCTGAGCTGGAGGCCGTCGCCCGGGCGCTGCTGTACGGGGAGCGGACGGGATGCCGGCTGCATTTTGTCCATATCAGCACGGCCGCGGCAATCGACATGATTCATGAAGCCAAATTGCGCGGCCAGGACGTATCGGCGGAAACCTGCCCGCACTATTTGATATTGACGGAAGACGATATGGAGGAAATGGGGCCGGTCGCCAAATGCGCGCCGCCGCTGCGGAGCGCCGAAGAGCGTGAGAAACTTTGGAACACGCTGGCCGAAGGGAAAATCGATCTCATTGCCTCGGACCATTCGCCCTGTCCTCCCGAACTGAAGCTTGCCTCCGGACTGACTTTCTTTGATGCCTGGGGCGGCATCTCCGGTGCTCAGAGCAGCATGGAACTGATGTTCCACGAAGGAGTGAACAAGCGGAAGCTTCCGGTTACGCTGATTTCACGGCTGCTATCGGGGCTTCCAGCGGAGCGTTTCGGGTTATCCGGCCGCAAAGGTTCAATTGCTCTTGGCATGGACGCCGATCTGGCGGTGCTGCATCCGGATATGGCCTATACCCTTGCCGCTTCGGATTTGCTCTACCGCCACAAGCACAGCCCATACGCCGGAATGAATCTCTCCTGCAGGGTGACTTCCACCATCTGCCGCGGCAATCTTGTCTATACCCGTGAACAAGGCGTGATCTCTCCGGAAGGCGGACAGTGGATAAAAATCGGTGAAGGGCAGCTGGTATTATGA
- the allC gene encoding allantoate deiminase produces MSASYIQAPAAEMMELLEELSAFSAPGDGVTRLLYTPEWKKAQQFLLGRVRESGLTAYSDNVGNVYGRLAGTRLDGKVVLTGSHIDTVVSGGKYDGAYGVAAAFTALRYLNSVYGPPLRTLEAVSFAEEEGSRFPLTFWGSGNVTGLYDGSEAEDCRDGEGITLKKAMEDCGLQKSADSFRSDISAYVELHIEQGIVLERTETQIGVVSAIAGQRRFAVTVKGTANHAGTTPMGLRRDALAAAAEMVLQLERFAIEAGDPLVATTGRLEAFPNTPNVIPGEVAFTLDIRHSREDELEAFCSSVASAFEEIAKRRDVALDIAPRLSASPAPMDSGLRAELEAICVRQGRTYKAMVSGAGHDAQLFAPRCGTAMIFVPSRGGISHSPEEYTPPEELAAGLEVLIALLYKLGYEETDEDGLVPQNTKERWT; encoded by the coding sequence ATGAGTGCGTCATATATTCAAGCTCCAGCCGCCGAAATGATGGAGCTGCTTGAAGAGCTGTCCGCGTTCAGCGCGCCGGGAGACGGGGTCACCCGGCTGCTGTATACGCCGGAATGGAAGAAGGCGCAGCAGTTTCTGCTGGGCCGGGTCAGGGAGAGCGGCCTGACGGCTTATTCCGACAACGTCGGCAATGTCTACGGCAGATTGGCCGGCACGCGCCTTGACGGCAAAGTCGTATTGACCGGTTCGCATATCGACACGGTTGTAAGCGGCGGAAAATACGACGGGGCTTACGGCGTGGCGGCAGCCTTTACAGCGCTTCGCTACCTAAACAGCGTGTACGGTCCGCCGCTTCGGACATTGGAAGCCGTCTCCTTCGCCGAAGAGGAAGGCAGCCGGTTTCCGCTGACCTTTTGGGGTTCTGGCAACGTGACCGGACTGTATGACGGCAGCGAAGCGGAAGACTGCCGCGACGGCGAAGGGATTACGCTGAAAAAGGCGATGGAAGATTGCGGCTTGCAGAAATCCGCCGACTCGTTCAGAAGCGACATCTCCGCTTATGTAGAGCTTCATATCGAGCAGGGGATCGTCCTTGAGCGGACGGAGACACAGATCGGCGTCGTGTCGGCGATTGCCGGACAGCGGCGGTTTGCCGTGACGGTCAAGGGTACGGCCAATCATGCCGGAACAACGCCGATGGGGCTTCGCCGCGACGCCCTTGCCGCGGCGGCTGAGATGGTGCTGCAGTTGGAACGCTTCGCCATCGAAGCGGGAGATCCGCTGGTGGCCACCACGGGCAGGCTGGAAGCATTCCCTAATACGCCGAATGTGATTCCCGGCGAAGTGGCGTTCACGCTGGACATCCGTCATAGCCGGGAGGATGAGCTAGAGGCGTTCTGCTCATCGGTCGCTTCCGCATTTGAGGAAATAGCGAAACGCCGGGATGTTGCCCTTGACATAGCACCCCGGCTTAGCGCTTCACCCGCGCCGATGGACAGCGGGCTGAGAGCGGAGCTTGAAGCTATATGTGTCCGGCAGGGCAGGACATACAAGGCGATGGTCAGCGGGGCGGGTCACGACGCCCAGCTCTTTGCGCCCCGCTGCGGGACGGCGATGATTTTCGTGCCTAGCCGAGGCGGCATTAGCCATTCCCCGGAGGAATATACTCCGCCGGAAGAGCTGGCTGCCGGGCTTGAGGTGCTGATCGCGCTACTATATAAGCTAGGATATGAAGAAACGGATGAAGACGGTCTTGTGCCGCAAAATACGAAGGAGAGATGGACATGA
- a CDS encoding pyridoxal-phosphate-dependent aminotransferase family protein: protein MKRFEDLSPSLRCIMTPGPVEVDPRVLRAMSFPVLGQFDPEFTDIMNETMGMLRELFATSNQWAYPVDGTSRSGIEAAMVSLISPGDRVLIPIYGRFGHLLHEIAERCGAEVHTIEKTWGTVFDQEEIIAEMRRVKPDVVAMVHGETSTGRLQPLEGIGQACREMDALLIVDAVATIGGVPVETDAWQLDAVIGGTQKCLSVPSGMAPVTYNKRAEDKIMSRKRVERGLRTGDGGADDIIAVRSNYFDLGMLQDYWSPLRLNHHTEMTSMLYALREGLRLVLEEGLEARFARHRLHERALVAGLEGMGLQLYGDPGCKMPMVTCITIPDGVDGESVRSMLLDSFGIEIASSFGPLKGKIWRIGTMGFSCRGNNVLRVLGALEAALLRHGCKLPAGLGVQAALDIYERV, encoded by the coding sequence ATGAAGCGGTTCGAAGACTTGTCGCCGTCATTGCGGTGCATCATGACTCCGGGACCGGTGGAGGTTGACCCGCGCGTGCTGCGGGCAATGTCTTTTCCAGTGCTGGGGCAGTTCGATCCCGAGTTTACGGATATTATGAATGAGACGATGGGTATGCTGCGCGAGCTGTTCGCTACAAGCAATCAGTGGGCCTATCCCGTTGACGGCACCTCCCGTTCGGGGATTGAGGCGGCCATGGTCAGCCTGATTTCTCCGGGAGACCGTGTGCTGATCCCGATTTACGGCCGTTTTGGGCATTTGCTGCATGAAATCGCCGAGCGCTGCGGCGCGGAAGTGCATACAATTGAGAAGACGTGGGGAACCGTCTTCGATCAGGAAGAGATTATTGCCGAGATGCGTAGGGTGAAGCCCGATGTGGTGGCAATGGTTCATGGCGAGACGTCGACTGGCCGCCTGCAGCCGCTTGAAGGGATCGGGCAGGCCTGCCGGGAAATGGATGCCCTGCTGATTGTCGATGCAGTGGCAACCATCGGCGGCGTGCCTGTCGAGACGGATGCCTGGCAGCTTGATGCCGTGATCGGCGGCACGCAGAAATGCCTGTCGGTTCCGTCGGGCATGGCTCCGGTCACGTACAATAAGCGCGCCGAAGACAAGATCATGTCGCGCAAGCGGGTGGAGCGCGGACTGCGCACCGGCGACGGCGGAGCAGATGATATCATTGCGGTACGCAGCAATTATTTCGATCTTGGGATGCTTCAGGACTACTGGAGTCCATTGCGGCTGAATCATCATACGGAAATGACCTCCATGCTGTACGCGCTGCGTGAAGGCCTGCGGCTCGTATTGGAAGAGGGGCTTGAGGCGCGATTTGCCAGACACCGTCTGCATGAGCGTGCGCTTGTCGCCGGGCTCGAGGGGATGGGACTTCAGCTTTACGGCGACCCCGGCTGCAAAATGCCGATGGTAACCTGCATCACGATCCCGGACGGAGTCGACGGAGAATCAGTCCGCTCCATGCTGCTGGACAGCTTCGGCATCGAAATTGCCAGCTCCTTCGGACCGCTTAAAGGGAAAATCTGGCGGATTGGAACTATGGGCTTCAGCTGCCGCGGGAACAATGTGCTGCGGGTGCTGGGCGCGCTGGAGGCGGCGCTGCTCCGACACGGCTGCAAGCTGCCTGCCGGACTTGGCGTTCAGGCGGCGCTTGATATCTACGAGCGGGTATAG
- a CDS encoding adenine deaminase, translated as MVFARKPLADCVPALVATARGDMPATLVITGGKLVNVCSGEILEGMSVGIQEGRIAYVGKDVSHMIGENTQIIDAAGKYIAPGLLDGHCHIESTQLTVTEFARAVLPLGTTGGFFDAHEIANVFGLKGIKLMLDEMRTTPLAAYMQVASCVPSAGPEFETTGAAIGPEEVAEAFTWGDDVIALGEVMNFPGVVYGDDKMIGEIQATLRAGGQVDGHFTWPASDWRLPVYAAAGVTGDHECVTAEDVIERVRLGMYAKMRRGSAWHDVAKTITAHTEHGLDPRRMMLVTDDRSSESLRDEGHMDFVVRHAIAQGVKPVTAFQMATINTAERFGVARDIGSVTPGNLADIILLDGNLADVNVVMTIAAGTVVAENGAMTVSLPSFAYPQEVLSSVHLPKRPTAGDFVIKAPVESGNVSTRVIKVLENHVETMERILSLPVLEGNLQVGGGLCKIAVLERHKGTGNMAVGVVEGVGFHEPAAIAMTVAHDSHNVLVIGSDDELMAKAVNAVADVQGGVAVITGSGTTLFPLAIAGLMSAEPFEVAAAQSAAISKALYDAGCTLNYAFMTLSLLALAVIPTLRLSDKGLVRITPEDGIQLVPLFCEESVKASV; from the coding sequence ATGGTCTTTGCAAGAAAACCTCTCGCCGACTGCGTTCCGGCGCTTGTAGCTACGGCGCGCGGCGACATGCCGGCAACGCTGGTCATTACCGGCGGTAAACTGGTTAACGTGTGTTCCGGCGAAATTTTGGAAGGCATGTCCGTCGGCATTCAGGAAGGACGCATCGCCTATGTAGGCAAGGACGTATCGCATATGATCGGCGAGAATACCCAGATCATCGATGCGGCGGGAAAATATATCGCCCCCGGGCTGCTGGACGGACATTGTCATATCGAGAGCACGCAGCTGACCGTCACTGAATTTGCGCGCGCGGTTCTCCCGCTCGGAACGACCGGCGGCTTCTTCGACGCTCATGAAATCGCCAATGTGTTCGGTCTTAAGGGCATCAAGCTGATGCTGGACGAGATGCGTACGACTCCGCTTGCGGCATACATGCAGGTCGCCTCCTGCGTCCCTTCGGCCGGTCCCGAATTCGAAACGACCGGAGCGGCAATCGGGCCGGAGGAAGTGGCGGAGGCTTTCACATGGGGAGACGATGTCATCGCGCTCGGTGAAGTGATGAACTTTCCCGGCGTCGTCTATGGCGACGATAAAATGATCGGAGAGATTCAGGCGACCCTTCGCGCCGGCGGTCAGGTCGACGGGCATTTCACCTGGCCCGCGAGCGACTGGAGGCTGCCTGTATACGCGGCGGCTGGTGTAACCGGCGATCATGAGTGCGTGACCGCCGAGGATGTAATTGAGCGCGTGCGGCTGGGCATGTACGCCAAGATGCGCCGCGGCTCCGCCTGGCATGATGTTGCCAAGACGATTACGGCGCATACCGAGCATGGCCTCGACCCGAGGCGGATGATGCTCGTCACCGACGACCGCAGCTCGGAATCGCTGCGGGACGAAGGCCATATGGACTTCGTGGTCCGGCATGCCATTGCCCAGGGGGTGAAGCCGGTGACCGCCTTCCAGATGGCGACGATCAACACTGCTGAACGCTTCGGTGTTGCCCGCGATATCGGCTCCGTTACTCCGGGCAATCTCGCCGATATCATTCTGCTGGACGGCAATCTCGCTGACGTCAACGTCGTGATGACAATAGCCGCCGGGACCGTAGTCGCCGAGAATGGAGCCATGACAGTATCCCTGCCTTCATTTGCCTATCCTCAGGAAGTGCTGTCTTCCGTTCATCTGCCGAAGCGCCCGACAGCCGGAGATTTTGTTATCAAGGCGCCGGTGGAGTCCGGTAATGTGAGCACCCGGGTTATCAAGGTGCTGGAAAACCATGTGGAGACAATGGAACGTATTCTATCCTTGCCTGTATTGGAAGGGAACCTTCAGGTAGGGGGCGGCCTATGCAAAATCGCCGTTCTGGAGCGCCACAAAGGAACGGGAAATATGGCGGTCGGAGTGGTGGAGGGAGTCGGCTTCCATGAACCCGCGGCCATTGCCATGACCGTGGCGCATGACAGCCATAATGTGCTTGTGATCGGCAGCGACGACGAACTTATGGCTAAGGCTGTAAATGCCGTTGCCGACGTGCAGGGTGGAGTTGCGGTCATCACGGGGTCAGGTACGACCTTGTTCCCGCTCGCTATTGCCGGACTGATGTCCGCCGAGCCATTTGAAGTCGCCGCCGCCCAGTCGGCCGCAATCAGCAAGGCGCTTTACGATGCGGGCTGTACCCTCAACTATGCCTTTATGACGCTATCTCTGCTCGCACTCGCGGTTATTCCGACCCTTCGCCTTTCCGACAAAGGTCTGGTGCGGATTACGCCGGAGGACGGTATCCAACTGGTGCCGTTGTTCTGCGAGGAGAGTGTCAAAGCTTCTGTATAA
- a CDS encoding IDEAL domain-containing protein: MIRLETNEIVSIAKKQIASIFKMEPLELRFVNDFQGEKSLLNDDKLHLTNRHYWAKVMDCVFEDQVRPVLMCEVLYFLRNEYLESDIDLEFSFDFSAGSIVEATAIAEVNFNDKPDLGKNEIAELIDFALALQDKQWFEELTEKYKELSA; the protein is encoded by the coding sequence ATGATTAGATTGGAAACGAATGAGATCGTGAGTATCGCCAAGAAGCAAATCGCCAGTATCTTTAAGATGGAGCCGCTTGAACTGAGATTTGTCAATGATTTTCAAGGTGAGAAGAGTCTCTTAAATGATGACAAGCTGCATCTGACCAACCGTCACTATTGGGCAAAAGTAATGGACTGTGTTTTTGAAGATCAGGTTAGGCCGGTTCTGATGTGTGAAGTGCTGTATTTTCTCCGCAATGAGTACCTGGAAAGCGACATCGACCTGGAGTTTTCGTTTGACTTTTCCGCAGGATCTATAGTCGAAGCCACTGCCATAGCTGAGGTTAACTTTAACGATAAGCCGGACCTCGGAAAGAACGAAATCGCCGAGCTGATCGATTTTGCGCTGGCGCTGCAGGACAAACAATGGTTCGAAGAGCTTACCGAGAAGTATAAAGAGCTGAGCGCCTAA
- a CDS encoding FMN-binding protein, whose translation MKKLISLTVSAVMLLSPFAFTINAPALNLQIDAVSAASEEQPPATPKPAPPKPAATPKATAKPKATAKPKATAKPKATAKPKATAKPKAAPKATAKLKATAKPKATAKPKATAKPKAAPKATAKPKATTKPSAKATAKPAATAKPAATAKPAATAKPAATAKPAAAPKATAKATAGPKATAKPANVSANVYLDGVYVAYGNANTKGTEGAKVTIKNGKVADIELLRTSPKIIDRDARNNYSGVWVAYELMKERLLNKTRQGAANVDAVSGASRTSNGWKLSVDRAFERSLKVKPKDTVYFAGEHMGVDPEGKYAVFATYDATKLTGVKVYPLSGTGDIIEEKAFTPAQAAAVAVITPALLAKGAAAQPTAGLEADFKAAVNAFWDAEENALINNTSKYVDGFYSSYGTARSVGTERADIIIRNGKLVDVKLYRLGSNLLDRGTTAYAKVVEANAPMTAKLLANGSYIANYDEKVDGISGATESSHGWNQAVERAFEKALEVPTKGQYFDGKFAGVDNQSKLMLLVDIASDKVTGITVSLFGDDKKLIAADKLTAEQKDLVAQLTAGLLDKGVQAADIAGHEDHSSAARAALADALANASKQQGAYKDGTFIAYGNAYDKGTNQAKVTLRNGKIVDVALYRLGMNMVDRGEAAYAEVIKALPQLTSKFLAAGTREGVQEMDAVSGATSSSNALKAAVDRAYGKAEVAEAYKAAYFNGTFIGVSADKSVNVMVTVKYNVPVKMLVYYLDEKGNVRPYDKLSNDEKAVKSEIELPSYDSLHKYGYRPAAFGANDAQKAISAKAVEAIKAALESAGK comes from the coding sequence TTGAAAAAACTCATTTCTTTGACTGTAAGCGCTGTAATGCTGTTATCGCCATTTGCCTTCACTATCAATGCACCGGCACTAAATTTACAGATCGACGCTGTCTCGGCGGCATCCGAGGAGCAGCCGCCCGCAACGCCTAAACCGGCGCCACCGAAACCTGCCGCAACGCCGAAGGCCACTGCCAAACCGAAGGCTACCGCTAAGCCGAAGGCCACCGCCAAACCGAAAGCCACGGCCAAACCGAAAGCCACCGCCAAACCGAAGGCGGCGCCTAAAGCCACAGCCAAACTAAAAGCCACAGCCAAACCGAAAGCCACGGCCAAACCGAAGGCTACCGCCAAACCGAAGGCGGCGCCTAAAGCCACAGCCAAACCAAAGGCAACTACCAAACCGAGCGCGAAAGCCACGGCGAAGCCGGCTGCAACCGCCAAGCCGGCTGCAACCGCTAAACCGGCTGCAACTGCTAAGCCTGCCGCAACTGCCAAACCTGCGGCAGCGCCTAAGGCGACTGCCAAGGCTACGGCTGGGCCGAAAGCAACCGCCAAACCGGCCAACGTCAGTGCAAATGTGTATCTGGACGGGGTTTACGTCGCGTATGGAAACGCTAACACCAAAGGTACCGAGGGTGCAAAGGTTACGATCAAGAATGGCAAGGTTGCCGATATCGAACTGCTTAGAACGAGCCCAAAGATTATTGACAGAGACGCCCGCAACAATTACAGCGGCGTGTGGGTTGCGTATGAACTGATGAAGGAAAGGCTGCTGAATAAGACAAGACAAGGCGCCGCCAACGTCGATGCCGTCTCCGGAGCTTCGCGTACGAGCAACGGATGGAAGCTGTCGGTCGACAGAGCGTTCGAAAGATCGCTGAAAGTGAAACCCAAGGATACCGTTTACTTTGCCGGCGAGCATATGGGTGTTGATCCGGAAGGCAAATACGCCGTATTCGCCACTTACGATGCCACTAAGCTTACGGGCGTCAAAGTATACCCGCTTAGCGGCACAGGCGATATCATTGAAGAAAAGGCGTTCACCCCGGCACAGGCCGCTGCCGTAGCTGTGATTACGCCTGCCCTGCTGGCGAAAGGAGCGGCCGCACAGCCAACCGCCGGTCTTGAAGCGGACTTCAAGGCAGCGGTCAATGCGTTCTGGGATGCCGAGGAGAACGCTCTCATCAATAATACATCCAAATATGTCGACGGCTTCTATTCCTCCTACGGCACAGCGAGAAGCGTAGGCACGGAAAGAGCCGATATCATCATCCGCAATGGCAAGCTGGTCGATGTGAAGCTGTACCGGCTGGGAAGCAACCTGCTTGACAGAGGAACGACGGCTTATGCCAAAGTAGTGGAAGCGAATGCTCCGATGACCGCTAAGCTGCTGGCTAACGGATCGTACATCGCGAACTACGACGAGAAGGTTGACGGCATTTCCGGCGCAACTGAGAGCAGCCACGGCTGGAACCAGGCTGTGGAAAGAGCATTCGAAAAGGCGCTGGAGGTTCCGACTAAGGGCCAATATTTTGACGGTAAATTCGCCGGGGTCGATAATCAGTCGAAGCTGATGCTGCTCGTTGATATCGCTTCGGATAAGGTAACGGGCATCACCGTTAGCCTGTTCGGTGACGACAAGAAGCTGATCGCCGCCGATAAACTGACCGCCGAGCAGAAGGATCTGGTTGCGCAGCTGACTGCCGGCCTGCTGGACAAAGGCGTACAAGCGGCCGATATCGCGGGTCACGAAGATCATTCCTCCGCAGCCCGGGCGGCGTTGGCCGATGCTCTGGCGAATGCGTCCAAGCAGCAGGGGGCTTATAAAGACGGCACCTTTATCGCTTACGGCAACGCTTACGATAAAGGAACGAATCAGGCGAAAGTAACGCTGCGCAACGGCAAAATCGTGGATGTGGCTCTGTACCGCCTGGGCATGAACATGGTTGACCGCGGCGAAGCCGCCTATGCGGAAGTGATTAAGGCCCTTCCTCAGCTTACCTCCAAATTTTTGGCGGCAGGCACGAGAGAAGGCGTTCAGGAAATGGATGCCGTTTCCGGCGCGACAAGCAGCAGCAATGCGCTGAAGGCTGCCGTTGACCGAGCCTATGGCAAAGCGGAAGTTGCGGAAGCCTACAAGGCTGCCTATTTCAACGGCACCTTTATCGGCGTGAGCGCTGATAAATCCGTGAATGTAATGGTAACCGTCAAGTATAACGTTCCAGTGAAAATGCTTGTTTACTATCTGGACGAAAAAGGCAATGTAAGACCATACGATAAGCTGTCGAATGACGAGAAGGCTGTGAAAAGCGAAATCGAGCTGCCTTCGTATGACAGCCTGCACAAATACGGGTATAGACCTGCGGCATTCGGCGCGAATGATGCCCAGAAGGCTATATCCGCCAAAGCGGTGGAAGCTATCAAGGCCGCGCTCGAGAGCGCGGGCAAATAA
- a CDS encoding 3'-5' exoribonuclease YhaM family protein, with amino-acid sequence MKQINQLAPQDEFVGFYLIRELTVKQTNGNPPKDYFDIVLSDSSGQLSAKQWDVSTADKETFFPMGLVKVQGLAHLYREKLQIKISKMRLATEKDGVALTDFIRSAPIRPVDLIYTIRQAMGSISDPEIRTIVAYCVGKVEEKLMHYPAAKTHHHAYFAGLAYHMARMLEIGDFLCKQRPFLNPDLLKAGIILHDIAKPEEMIAELGIVSDYSVQGKLLGHIAMASSWITEAAIRSNIDLESPKVIGLQHLVLSHHNLGEWGSPVQPQTAEAVALHHIDAMDAKLQMVEDALDTTPESEEWTPFIRGLENKAVYRMKL; translated from the coding sequence ATGAAGCAAATCAATCAACTGGCACCGCAGGATGAATTCGTCGGCTTTTATCTGATAAGGGAATTGACGGTCAAACAAACGAACGGTAATCCGCCGAAGGATTATTTCGATATCGTACTCAGTGATTCCAGCGGCCAGCTGTCCGCGAAGCAATGGGATGTGTCGACTGCGGACAAAGAGACTTTTTTTCCGATGGGTCTTGTCAAAGTTCAAGGTCTCGCCCATTTATACCGGGAGAAGCTGCAAATCAAGATTAGCAAAATGCGTTTGGCTACGGAGAAGGATGGTGTGGCTTTGACGGACTTTATCCGCTCCGCGCCCATCCGTCCGGTCGATTTAATCTATACGATTAGGCAGGCCATGGGCTCCATAAGCGACCCGGAGATCCGGACAATTGTCGCGTATTGTGTGGGCAAGGTGGAGGAGAAGCTGATGCATTATCCGGCGGCCAAGACCCATCATCACGCTTACTTTGCCGGGCTTGCCTATCATATGGCGCGAATGCTTGAGATTGGCGATTTTTTGTGCAAACAGCGGCCATTTCTGAATCCCGATCTGCTGAAAGCGGGCATTATCCTGCACGATATCGCCAAGCCGGAGGAGATGATCGCCGAGCTTGGCATTGTATCGGATTACAGTGTCCAGGGCAAGCTGCTCGGGCATATAGCAATGGCTTCGAGTTGGATTACGGAAGCGGCGATCCGCTCGAATATCGATCTTGAGTCTCCGAAGGTTATCGGGCTTCAGCATCTGGTACTGTCGCATCACAACCTTGGGGAATGGGGAAGCCCGGTGCAGCCCCAGACGGCTGAAGCGGTGGCCCTCCACCATATCGATGCCATGGACGCCAAGCTTCAAATGGTTGAGGATGCACTGGATACGACGCCAGAGAGTGAAGAGTGGACGCCGTTTATCCGCGGATTGGAGAATAAAGCGGTATATCGGATGAAGCTGTAA
- a CDS encoding 3'-5' exonuclease yields MMDFVAIDFETANAGRASACALGLVEVKGGSIVSEQAWLINPEQRFDRRNIAIHGITPEMVAGQPTFRELWPAIELLIHGKNIVAHNASFDMSVLRYGLDQCSLPYPSFQYWCTYLLAKKMQPDLGSYRLNILAEYFGIPLRHHDALEDARTAAVILVKLAERAGHSGLLTLAEDLGCRIGTLHAGGYTPFSIPARKPTRSKAKASGNKSSAVSAESAAALLQAAETAAARETLGKE; encoded by the coding sequence ATGATGGATTTTGTGGCAATCGATTTTGAGACGGCGAATGCCGGCCGGGCCAGCGCTTGCGCGTTGGGACTGGTTGAGGTAAAGGGCGGAAGCATCGTGTCCGAGCAGGCATGGCTGATTAATCCGGAGCAGCGCTTCGACCGCAGAAATATCGCCATCCACGGGATAACACCCGAAATGGTCGCAGGGCAGCCGACATTCCGCGAGCTGTGGCCTGCTATTGAACTGCTTATTCATGGAAAAAATATCGTGGCGCACAACGCTTCCTTCGATATGAGCGTACTCCGTTACGGACTCGATCAGTGCTCCCTGCCCTATCCGTCCTTTCAATATTGGTGCACCTACTTGCTCGCCAAAAAAATGCAGCCCGATCTCGGCTCTTACCGGCTGAACATATTAGCTGAATATTTCGGTATTCCCCTGCGGCATCACGACGCGCTCGAGGATGCCCGCACCGCGGCGGTCATCCTGGTGAAGCTCGCGGAACGGGCCGGGCATTCCGGCCTGCTGACGCTGGCGGAAGATCTGGGCTGCCGGATTGGCACGCTGCATGCCGGCGGCTACACTCCCTTCTCGATTCCGGCGCGCAAGCCAACCCGCAGCAAGGCGAAAGCGAGCGGGAACAAGTCCTCAGCCGTCTCGGCGGAATCTGCCGCAGCTCTTCTTCAGGCTGCGGAAACGGCAGCCGCCCGAGAAACGCTGGGGAAAGAATAA